From a region of the Alnus glutinosa chromosome 1, dhAlnGlut1.1, whole genome shotgun sequence genome:
- the LOC133858768 gene encoding EPIDERMAL PATTERNING FACTOR-like protein 5, protein MGVLRHRRHHHHHHHHTLQTLTALTFLLFASATAISLSQLGSQRRELRGKSEAESRAIFGLSQRTLGLGSAPPTCRSKCDRCSPCNPVHVPIHPGVSTPLEYYPEAWRCQCGNKLFMP, encoded by the exons ATGGGCGTACTGCGCCACcgccgccaccaccaccaccaccaccaccacactCTACAAACTCTCACCGCCttaacatttctcttatttgCCTCTGCCACAGCCATCTCTCTGTCCCAACTCG GTAGTCAGCGGCGAGAGTTGAGAGGGAAAAGTGAAGCAGAATCAAGAGCAATATTTGGGCTGAGTCAGAGGACGCTTGGTTTGGGGTCGGCGCCGCCCACGTGTAGATCCAAGTGCGATAGGTGCTCGCCCTGCAACCCCGTGCACGTGCCGATCCACCCTGGCGTGAGCACTCCCCTTGAGTACTACCCTGAAGCTTGGCGATGCCAGTGCGGGAATAAGCTCTTTATGCCttga